One Paralichthys olivaceus isolate ysfri-2021 chromosome 21, ASM2471397v2, whole genome shotgun sequence genomic window carries:
- the tfam gene encoding transcription factor A, mitochondrial has protein sequence MAPFSLLAAGVSLVAKSFSLWSCTNSLARCTSVLPVKCFTSQASGPPKRPVNGFVRFALQQQPIMARQNPEVKFVDIIKKIAVQWRTMSPEQKRPFEEAFQLAKEKFKVDFERYQAQLTPAEIQQKSLEKKERMAKRKAIRKKRELTNLGKPKRPRSPANIYMSEHFEEARGDNTQIKMKSLMEDWKNMFSHQKQVYTQLAQDDKIRYKNEMKSWEDHMLEIGREDLIREGTLSARKKTAQAAAPKKAKAKKATAKGMSTATRKATKSSSTVRTTTKR, from the exons ATGGCTCCGTTCAGCTTACTGGCAGCAGGTGTTAGCCTGGTGGCGAAGTCCTTCAGCCTCTGGTCCTGCACGAACTCACTGGCACG GTGTACCAGTGTCCTCCCAGTGAAATGTTTTACCTCCCAGGCCAGCGGCCCGCCAAAGAGACCTGTTAATGGCTTCGTTAGATTCGCCCTGCAACAGCAGCCAATCATGGCCAGACAAAACCCAG AAGTCAAGTTTGTGGATATCATCAAGAAGATTGCCGTGCAGTGGAGAACGATGAGCCCAGAACAGAAACGG CCGTTTGAAGAGGCCTTTCAGCTGGCCAAGGAGAAGTTTAAGGTGGACTTCGAACGCTACCAGGCCCAGCTGACTCCAGCAGAGATCCAGCAGAAATCcctggagaagaaggagaggatggCCAAGAGGAAGGCCATACGCAAGAAGAGA GAATTGACCAACCTGGGGAAGCCTAAACGTCCCCGCTCTCCAGCCAACATCTACATGTCGGAGCATTTTGAGGAGGCCAGGGGAGACAACACACAA ATAAAGATGAAGTCACTGATGGAAGACTGGAAGAATATGTTCAGCCACCAGAAACAG GTCTACACACAGCTGGCGCAGGATGACAAAATTCGCTATAAGAATGAGATGAAATCATGGGAGGACCACATGTTGGAAATTGGAAGAGAAGACCTGATCCGAGAGGGGACCCTGTCTGCCAGGAAAAAAACTGCTCAAGCCGCAGCACCCAAGAAAGCTAAAGCGAAGAAGGCCACTGCCAAAGGAATGTCTACTGCAACCAGGAAGGCAACAAAAAGTAGCTCAACTGTCAGGACGACCACTAAGAGATAA
- the LOC109626678 gene encoding ubiquitin-conjugating enzyme E2 2-like yields MALKRIQKELQDLERDPPAQCSAGPVGDDLFHWQATIMGPGDSPYQGGVFFLTIHFPTDYPFKPPRVAFTTKIYHPNINSNGSICLDILRSQWSPALTLSKVLLSICSLICDPNPDDPLVPDIAQMYKNDKERYNKLAKEWTHKYAM; encoded by the exons ATGGCGCTGAAGAGAATTCAGAAG GAGCTACAGGACCTGGAAAGAGACCCCCCTGCACAGTGCTCTGCTGGACCAGTTGGGGATGact TGTTTCATTGGCAGGCGACCATTATGGGTCCA GGTGATAGTCCATACCAAGGAGGAGTTTTCTTTCTCACAATCCACTTCCCCACCGACTACCCATTCAAGCCACCAAGG gtaGCATTTACAACAAAGATATACCACCCAAATATTAACAGCAACGGCAGTATCTGTTTGGACATTCTCCGTTCACAGTGGTCTCCAGCACTAACACTGTCTAAAG ttttattgtcCATATGTTCACTGATTTGTGATCCAAACCCAGACGATCCCTTAGTTCCAGACATAGCTCAAATGTACAAGAACGACAAAGAGAG atACAACAAACTAGCAAAAGAATGGACCCATAAGTATGCCATGTAA